One region of Salinirubrum litoreum genomic DNA includes:
- a CDS encoding universal stress protein, with translation MNRALVVIGPTDGTKRIVREAGAFAQGTGAELVLLAVKPEEEYEETQAAVAGLNADVVYTLEQAEESATRLARTVANETLADLDVEYEVVGTVGREADRILGTAAEEECDHIFIAGRRRSPTGKALFGDLTQRVLLNFDGPVTVLLADEE, from the coding sequence ATGAACAGAGCACTCGTCGTGATCGGTCCGACAGACGGCACCAAACGCATCGTCCGCGAAGCCGGAGCGTTCGCGCAGGGCACCGGCGCGGAACTGGTCCTGCTGGCGGTCAAGCCGGAGGAGGAGTACGAGGAGACGCAGGCCGCCGTGGCGGGCCTGAACGCAGACGTCGTCTACACCCTCGAACAGGCCGAGGAGTCCGCGACGCGACTCGCCCGCACGGTCGCCAACGAGACGCTCGCGGACCTCGACGTGGAGTACGAGGTCGTCGGCACCGTCGGCCGCGAGGCCGACCGCATCCTCGGCACCGCCGCAGAGGAGGAGTGTGACCACATCTTCATCGCCGGGCGGCGACGCTCCCCGACCGGGAAGGCGCTGTTCGGCGACCTGACTCAGCGCGTCCTGCTGAACTTCGACGGTCCCGTGACGGTCCTCCTCGCCGACGAGGAGTAA